Proteins found in one Salvia splendens isolate huo1 chromosome 10, SspV2, whole genome shotgun sequence genomic segment:
- the LOC121751255 gene encoding acyl-CoA-binding domain-containing protein 1-like isoform X1: MADWHQFFQSVLLGLLTFSYLLAKLFSVILSFRDENLRITRDDSSEPEAQEKAADFWDENEPLIPGDGVTGNESVVTSDHSDSDDDWEGVESTELDKIFSVATAFIAATAADRAAVKASNDVQLQLYSLYKIAIEGPCSAPQPSALKMTALAGLGYIRFRNMLFFNMKPEVRKLQWQAWKKLGAMPREEAMEKYIDIVSELYPTWASGLANHKKRDESTSDTSMGGAGCLFLVHLLMKRNQEVTCGYSNYFI, encoded by the exons ATGGCGGACTGGCACCAATTCTTTCAATCGGTGTTGTTGGGGCTACTAACCTTCTCCTACCTCCTCGCGAAGCTATTCTCCGTTATACTCTCCTTCCGCGACGAGAATCTGAGGATCACGCGCGATGATTCATCGGAACCCGAAGCTCAAGAGAAAGCCGCAGATTTTTGGGATGAGAATGAACCCTTGATCCCCGGAGATGGGGTAACGGGGAATGAAAGCGTGGTGACTAGTGATCATAGTGATAGTGATGACGATTGGGAGGGCGTTGAGAGTACCGAGTTGGATAAGATCTTCAGTGTCGCCACTGCGTTTATTGCGGCCACGGCTGCAGATAGGGCGGCCGTGAAGGCGTCCAACGATGTCCAGCTTCAGCTCTATAGCTTGTATAAGATTGCGATCGAGGGACCGTGTTCCGCTCCCCAGCCTTCGGCCTTAAAAATGACTGCTC TTGCGGGATTAGGATATATTCGTTTCAGAAACATGTTATTCTTTAATATGAAGCCTGAAGTTAGAAAATTACAGTG GCAAGCATGGAAGAAATTGGGTGCTATGCCTCGTGAAGAAGCAATGGAGAAGTACATTGACATTGTTTCGGAGTTATATCCCACTTGGGCTTCTGGCCTTGCCAAT CATAAGAAGAGAGATGAAAGTACCAGCGATACATCTATGGGAGGTGCCGGGTGCCTGTTTTTAGTACATTTGCTTATGAAGAGGAATCAGGAAGTGACTTGTGGGTATTCTAACTATTTCATTTAA
- the LOC121751255 gene encoding acyl-CoA-binding domain-containing protein 1-like isoform X2, producing MADWHQFFQSVLLGLLTFSYLLAKLFSVILSFRDENLRITRDDSSEPEAQEKAADFWDENEPLIPGDGVTGNESVVTSDHSDSDDDWEGVESTELDKIFSVATAFIAATAADRAAVKASNDVQLQLYSLYKIAIEGPCSAPQPSALKMTARKHGRNWVLCLVKKQWRSTLTLFRSYIPLGLLALPIIRREMKVPAIHLWEVPGACF from the exons ATGGCGGACTGGCACCAATTCTTTCAATCGGTGTTGTTGGGGCTACTAACCTTCTCCTACCTCCTCGCGAAGCTATTCTCCGTTATACTCTCCTTCCGCGACGAGAATCTGAGGATCACGCGCGATGATTCATCGGAACCCGAAGCTCAAGAGAAAGCCGCAGATTTTTGGGATGAGAATGAACCCTTGATCCCCGGAGATGGGGTAACGGGGAATGAAAGCGTGGTGACTAGTGATCATAGTGATAGTGATGACGATTGGGAGGGCGTTGAGAGTACCGAGTTGGATAAGATCTTCAGTGTCGCCACTGCGTTTATTGCGGCCACGGCTGCAGATAGGGCGGCCGTGAAGGCGTCCAACGATGTCCAGCTTCAGCTCTATAGCTTGTATAAGATTGCGATCGAGGGACCGTGTTCCGCTCCCCAGCCTTCGGCCTTAAAAATGACTGCTC GCAAGCATGGAAGAAATTGGGTGCTATGCCTCGTGAAGAAGCAATGGAGAAGTACATTGACATTGTTTCGGAGTTATATCCCACTTGGGCTTCTGGCCTTGCCAAT CATAAGAAGAGAGATGAAAGTACCAGCGATACATCTATGGGAGGTGCCGGGTGCCTGTTTTTAG
- the LOC121752465 gene encoding pentatricopeptide repeat-containing protein At4g04370-like produces MKKLKLRCLQPPTPSAPPLTAAGATTAKPFNAAITRLSAEGFHREVISTFSSMLESPNTNPDAFTYPSVLKACSSLGLFSLGLHLHQHITVNGFSSDAYISSSLINFYAKFKNINYAQKVFDRMPHRNIVPWTSIIWCYSHAGDIKDAFTLYNAMQYEGIAPSPVAILNLLSGASGIEHARILHACIVKHGYICDLALMNCLLSAYSKCERVEDASELFESLDGKDIVSWNSLINAFTVVGDFTKVLYLYSQMRLNCLEPDQKTFGSLVSALAKEGSHDVGRVVHGQIITSGFELDKHVGTSLVHFYFRCRNVDDAFQVFERAGNKDVIFWTAMISGLVQNDSADYALRVFRKMLLVGMRPSSATMASVTAACALLDSINHGKSIHCYILRQQMAVDIALQNSLVSLYAKCGLLEQSFTVFSMMDERNVVSWNAVVTGYAQNGYLNKALFMFYEMRAANQQPDSITVVSLLQACASIGAYHQGKLIHNYVLRSCLGPCIRISTALVDMYAKCGNLDCARKCFDIMPEHDSVSWTAIIAGYGSHGEGEAALKIFSEFLQSGRALNDVIFLSVLYACNHNGLVDSGMRFFESMTHDHKIEPKIEHLACIVDLLCRAGRVHDAYNFYRKMFSKPVIDVLGILLDACRNNDDEVLGHAIAEEISEFEHADAGKYVQLAQSFASMDMWDGVGEAWVQMKSRGLRKAPAWSIIELHGTITRFFMQHSSHPENNTIVFILRNLTDNMKRLALTSEYEDLSSYIEVI; encoded by the coding sequence ATGAAGAAGCTGAAACTGAGGTGCCTCCAGCCTCCGACGCCATCAGCGCCACCCCTAACCGCTGCCGGAGCCACCACCGCAAAGCCCTTCAATGCCGCCATTACCCGCCTATCCGCCGAGGGCTTCCACCGCGAAGTCATCTCCACCTTCTCCTCCATGCTCGAATCCCCCAACACTAATCCAGACGCCTTCACTTACCCTTCCGTGCTCAAGGCATGCTCCTCGCTCGGCCTCTTCTCTCTCGGCCTCCATCTCCACCAACACATCACCGTCAATGGCTTCTCGTCCGACGCTTATATCTCCTCTTCACTTATCAATTTCTACGCCAAATTCAAGAACATTAACTATGCACAAAAGGTGTTTGATAGGATGCCTCACAGAAACATTGTCCCATGGACCAGCATTATTTGGTGTTATTCTCACGCTGGTGACATTAAAGATGCATTTACTTTGTATAACGCTATGCAATATGAAGGTATCGCGCCTAGCCCGGTCGCCATTTTGAATCTGCTCTCTGGGGCTTCAGGGATCGAACATGCCCGTATTCTGCATGCCTGCATTGTCAAACATGGTTATATTTGTGACTTGGCTTTGATGAATTGTTTACTGAGTGCTTATTCCAAGTGCGAGAGAGTTGAAGATGCTAGCGAGTTGTTTGAGTCGTTGGATGGAAAAGATATTGTTTCTTGGAATAGTTTGATTAATGCTTTTACGGTGGTAGGAGATTTTACGAAAGTCCTATATTTATATTCCCAAATGAGGTTAAATTGCTTAGAGCCGGATCAGAAGACTTTTGGATCATTGGTATCTGCTTTAGCAAAAGAGGGCAGTCATGATGTGGGAAGAGTTGTGCATGGTCAGATAATTACGTCTGGATTTGAATTAGACAAGCATGTCGGAACATCGCTTGTGCATTTTTATTTCAGATGCAGGAATGTGGATGATGCATTTCAAGTTTTTGAGCGAGCAGGGAATAAAGATGTAATATTTTGGACGGCCATGATTTCCGGGCTTGTACAGAATGATTCTGCAGACTATGCGTTAAGAGTGTTCCGAAAAATGTTGCTTGTAGGAATGAGGCCATCCTCTGCAACCATGGCTAGTGTTACTGCAGCTTGTGCATTACTGGATTCTATTAATCATGGAAAATCAATACATTGCTACATTTTACGGCAGCAAATGGCTGTGGATATTGCTCTACAGAATTCTCTTGTTAGTTTGTATGCAAAATGTGGCCTTTTAGAGCAAAGTTTTACTGTTTTTAGCATGATGGATGAAAGGAATGTTGTCTCCTGGAATGCAGTTGTTACTGGTTATGCACAAAACGGATATTTAAATAAAGCattgtttatgttttatgaaatGAGGGCAGCTAACCAACAACCTGATTCTATAACTGTAGTTTCTCTTCTCCAAGCTTGTGCTTCCATTGGGGCATATCATCAGGGGAAGTTGATTCACAACTATGTCCTCAGGAGTTGTCTTGGACCATGTATCCGGATAAGTACAGCCTTAGTTGATATGTATGCCAAATGTGGCAACCTAGATTGTGCAAGAAAATGTTTTGACATAATGCCAGAGCACGATAGTGTTTCCTGGACTGCTATTATTGCAGGATATGGTAGTCATGGTGAAGGGGAGGCTGCCTTGAAAATATTCTCGGAGTTTTTGCAAAGTGGGCGTGCACTTAATGATGTCATCTTTTTATCTGTCCTCTATGCCTGTAATCATAATGGGCTGGTTGATAGTGGCATGAGATTTTTTGAGTCAATGACGCATGACCATAAGATCGAACCAAAGATTGAACACCTTGCATGCATTGTTGATCTTCTTTGCCGAGCTGGTAGGGTACATGATGCATATAACTTCTATAGGAAGATGTTTTCCAAACCCGTGATTGATGTCCTAGGCATACTACTTGACGCTTGCCGGAATAATGATGATGAAGTGCTTGGGCATGCCATTGCTGAGGAAATTTCTGAGTTTGAGCATGCAGATGCTGGTAAGTATGTGCAGTTGGCTCAGAGTTTTGCTTCAATGGACATGTGGGATGGAGTGGGAGAAGCTTGGGTTCAAATGAAATCTCGTGGTCTAAGGAAAGCTCCGGCATGGAGTATCATTGAATTGCATGGTACAATCACCCGATTTTTCATGCAACATAGCTCTCATCCAGAAAATAACACAATTGTCTTTATATTGAGAAATCTGACTGATAATATGAAGAGACTGGCATTAACTTCAGAATATGAAGATCTCTCTTCCTATATTGAGGTCATTTGA
- the LOC121750323 gene encoding WD repeat-containing protein 44-like, translating to MDSCSDEGEESLFFDALEHIVQEPDVLSNISSSEHQEYELWTSIPLSVRDRRSKFIRWMLDPDASEGENSTDACEIGNGGDICRIGEDVEAVLGTSGVEDNSCSSVSSLSSWNADDLDMPCRVGSNDVNRTCNGGTEFRAMQNVRLGEVWTGGLNQFKSAGKFESQSPPLVQQIAKEGNRGAPTFIDRLRNRCLSRLRSMSCMMSVSVKDSHARGKKNCRVKVQHSRKKLKELSGLFTGQDIQAHQGLILAMKFSLDGQYLASAGEDKIVRIWQVVEDNRPATVEILDADPSCVYFSVNHLSELAPRIAEKDRFGKSIGLRQTSDSACIVFPQKVFCISEEPLHVFKGHSGEILDISWSKNNCLLSSSVDKTVRLWKVGVDHCLKVFNHTDYVTCIQFNPVNDNLFISGSIDGKVRMWSISSSKVIDWAETKDIVTAVSYRPDAQGGIIGCITGTCHLFSISDSLFQLEGQMCLAGKKKSSCKRIIGFQFLPQNPTKFLVTSADSHVRIVDGALNVIEKYKGLRNAGNQLSALFTPSGKHIVSACEDSNVYIWSYNGDGDSAFSQPKLVRSFEYFSADASVAITWPGMKSNSHLDSSVNPLPFFSSPGFSLSQEFPIDSKGSATWPEEKLPKPSPLAIRYSMSKSEYKLFRTSFQSSSTSHAWGMVIVTATWDGRIRSFHNYGLPVQL from the exons ATGGATAGCTGCAGCGACGAGGGCGAAGAGTCGCTGTTTTTTGACGCCCTCGAGCACATTGTGCAAGAGCCTGATGTGCTTTCTAATATCTCATCATCTGAACACCAGgaatatgagttgtggactagcATTCCTCTGAGTGTTAGGGATCGCCGTAGCAAATTCATTAGATGGATGTTGGACCCCGATGCATCCGAAGGGGAAAATTCCACGGATGCCTGTGAAATCGGCAATGGTGGCGATATTTGCAGAATTGGGGAGGACGTCGAGGCTGTGTTGGGAACTTCAGGTGTAGAAGATAATTCCTGTTCCAGTGTCTCTTCGTTGTCTAGTTGGAATGCTGATGATTTGGATATGCCTTGTCGAGTCGGTTCTAATGATGTCAATAGGACTTGTAATGGGGGAACTGAATTTAGGGCGATGCAAAATGTCAGGCTAGGAGAGGTTTGGACTGGTGGGTTGAACCAGTTTAAATCAGCTGGAAAATTTGAGTCTCAATCCCCTCCCTTGGTCCAGCAAATTGCTAAGGAGGGTAATCGTGGTGCACCTACATTCATTGATAGATTGAGGAATAGGTGTTTGAGTAGATTGCGCTCCATGAGTTGTATGATGAGTGTGAGTGTTAAAGATAGCCATGCTCGGGGGAAAAAGAACTGTAGGGTCAAGGTTCAACATAGTCGGAAAAAGCTAAAAGAACTCTCAGGACTCTTCACAGGACAAGATATTCAAGCCCATCAGGGTTTAATATTGGCGATGAAATTCAGCCTTGATGGGCAGTACCTAGCAAGTGCCGGTGAAGACAAGATTGTGAGAATATGGCAAGTGGTGGAAGATAATAGACCAGCAACAGTTGAAATACTGGATGCAGATCCTTCGTGTGTGTACTTCTCAGTGAACCATCTTTCTGAATTAGCACCTCGCATAGCAGAAAAAGATAGATTTGGTAAATCTATTGGGCTGAGACAGACATCAGACTCGGCCTGCATTGTCTTCCCTCAAAAGGTTTTTTGTATTTCAGAGGAGCCGTTGCATGTTTTCAAAGGACACAGTGGGGAGATCTTGGATATTTCATGGTCAAAGAATAAT TGCCTGCTTTCATCATCGGTTGATAAAACTGTTCGGTTGTGGAAGGTCGGGGTTGATCATTGTCTCAAGGTCTTCAACCATACAGATTACG TGACATGCATTCAGTTTAACCCTGTCAATGACAATCTCTTCATCAGTGGTTCAATAGATGGGAAGGTCCGAATGTGGAGTATCAGCAGCTCTAAAGTTATTGACTGGGCAGAAACGAAGGACATAGTCACTGCTGTTTCATATCGCCCTGATGCACAG GGAGGGATTATTGGTTGTATTACGGGGACCTGTCACCTCTTCAGTATATCTG ATAGTCTCTTCCAGTTGGAGGGACAGATGTGTTTAGCCGGTAAGAAAAAGTCGTCGTGCAAAAGGATAATTGGCTTTCAG TTCTTACCACAAAACCCAACGAAATTCTTGGTTACTTCTGCTGACTCACACGTCAGAATTGTTGATGGAGCGTTAAATGTGATAGAAAAATACAAAG GCCTCCGCAATGCAGGGAACCAGCTTTCTGCCTTGTTTACTCCAAGTGGAAAGCATATTGTATCAGCCTGCGAGGATTCAAATGTTTATATTTGGAGCTACAATGGGGATGGAGATTCGGCTTTCTCACAACCAAAACTTGTTAGGTCATTTGAATACTTCTCAGCTGATGCCTCCGTTGCTATCACGTGGCCTGGCATGAAATCTAATTCGCACCTTGACAGCTCAGTTAATCCGTTGCCATTCTTTTCATCCCCTGGCTTCTCACTAAGCCAAGAGTTTCCAATCGACTCCAAGGGCTCAGCAACATGGCCCGAGGAAAAGCTTCCCAAGCCAAGTCCCCTAGCCATAAGATATTCCATGAGCAAGTCTGAGTACAAGCTTTTCAGGACTTCTTTCCAGAGTTCGTCGACTTCTCATGCTTGGGGCATGGTTATTGTCACCGCCACTTGGGACGGACGGATTAGGTCATTCCACAATTATGGTCTGCCAGTACAACTTTAA